CACCTTTCTAATTCAAGACAAATATCCTTTTAAATAGCCAATAATCTTGAATAAATTGGTAAAAAAAACTGAGATAACTGCTGTGAAAAATATTTATTATGGTTAGATACTATTCATTAATTTTAAGTTCCTGGGGTAGTAATTGGATTTGGGAAGTTATTTGGTTCTCCAGTAGAAGTAGGAGTTGGTGTTGGGCTGAGTGTTGGAGTTGGCGTAGGAGTGAGAGTAAGAGTAGGTGTTGGGGTTGGCGTAGGAGTGAGTGTGGGAGTTGGTGTTAGCGTAGGAGTTGGTGTGAGTATAGGAGTTGGGGTTAGCGTAGGAGTTGGTCTCTCCTTGATTATTTTTTCCAAAGCAACATTGAGACTATAATCACTCTCAGCAATTCCTGGTTCCAGATTTAATTGAATAGTGTATCTACCAGTTACTGGCAATCTACCTTCATAGGATTGAACTTGGCTAGCTAAATTATCAATTGGTTGTTTCTGAGGATCTAAAACTGTGAGGACAATGCCAGTTCCTTGTTGAATAACTGTAGTTAACCTTTGCCCTTTTTGTCCAAAAAAACTATATTGAGCTACTTGATTTTCTTTCAAAGTACTTTCTACTGTAGCTGTATTTGATGCTCCCAAATTGAGGCGCTTACTCAAGACAACAGGTTCAGTGTTAGTCGGGGTAGGTGTGGGTGTTAATGTAGTACCACCAGAAATCACTGGTGAAGGAAAAGTTTGTCCTGGGGCTTGTTGTGGTGTATTCGATTGGCTGCGAATAGAACTCACCAATGCCCAAGAACCGACTCCTGCTAAGATAACTACTGCACTGCCAATAGCCCCAATTGCTAGAGGGTTATCTAAGACAGAGCTATTATTGTTGGGTGGAATTACAGGTGCAGGTCTATTAGGCGAACGCGAAGGTGATGGTAATGGGTTCGGCTGACGACCGCCAACAGCAACTGTCTGTATATTAGAGACATTAGGATTGGGGACATTCGATTGATTGATAGCTTGCAATGCTTGGATAACTTCAGCAGCACTTTGATAGCGATCGCTTGGTCGATAATTCAACATCCGATTAATAACTTGGGCAAATCGTGGATTAACTCTCGCCCATTGTTGCCAATTCCAAGTTAGTTGGCTGTCATTAAATAATTCTGATGGTTCTCTACCAGTTAACAAAACTATTGCTGTGACTGCTAATGAATACAAATCGCTATTAGGATAAGCTTGTCCTGTTTGCATTTGTTCGCTGGGAGAATAACCTAATTTCCCCACAGTAGTGACTGGTGCTGTGCTATTTGGGGCTTGGATTCTAGTTGCTAATTCTTTAACTACTCCAAAGTCAATTAATACTGGTTTCCCATCACTATCTCGTAAAATAATATTTTCTGGTGAAATATCTCTGTGAATAATTCCGCGACTGTGAATATGCTCTAATACAGGCAATAAGGAAAGCATTAGCTGTAATACTTCTGCTTCTGTCAACGTTTGATTAACAGCTTGGCGTTCCGATAGTATAGTCCGGTAAGTCTTACCTGCAACATAATCTTCTACCAAAAACAAGCGCTGGTCTTGTTCAAATCTTTCCCGAAATTTCGGCACTTGGGGATGTTCAATTTGATACAAAATCGCTGCTTCTCGGTGGAACAGTTCTTGTGTCTTCTCCCAAACAGAAGTTCCAATTGTCGTCGGAATTAATTCTTTGATGGCACAAAGTTCATCAAAACGTCTTTGATCCTCCGCTAGATAGGTTCTGCCAAATCCCCCTTGTCCGAGAATTTGAACAATACGGTAACGGTTTTGTAAGACAGTACCAACTGTAATGGGTGGTTGCATAATCGAATAATTAAGTGTTATGGCAACGGAGAAGAAAGTCTCTACTAAGATTAAGTCTAAGCAGTGACAACATTTACTTGCGGCGATATTCTACCCTACCTGATGGGTACTTATCGTAACCGCACTCTGCTTTATGCATTTTTTCTTGAGTTTATAAAACTCCTGTCGGTCTAGCGGAATTCTGTCTTAGTGGCTGCTATCAAATTTATATTTACACTCTTTTTTCAGTACGTAAGTGGGTAGCATCCTGAAAAGATAAGCCCAAGTTGCTGGCGCGTGACTAATTCGCAGTAGTTAAAGATACTATTGTATACTAGTAAAAATTACTACTGCGATCGCCATTCATCAACAGCTTATATCTATGAATGATTTTTTATACATATAAACCAGGGTTTATATGTATAACTACTAACACTAGTTTAGGAACTAGTCTATACCAGGAAAAAATTACAACACGGTTGGGCAACAAGAGTTATTCTTAGATTGAATTGTGTTATTTATTACAATAGCTAACATCTCCTACTTTATAAATTTGCAGATTAGATGGTTAGATATTTGGTTACTTCTTACGTATTAATTTATCAGCGTTCAACTATATAATATCTCGGACTAACTTTGCCAAAACTTTAAAAAGTTGATTCTTAGCTACCAATGTAGCTGGGTAAAAGCATCAATCTCCTAAATCAACTTGGGAAAACTGGTGTTTTTCTTCGACATAGCAAAAAATCCGAACAATAGGCCTAGTTAATATGCTTGTTGTTCAGTTAAGCTATCAATGGTTTGTTTAGCAAACCTACTCAAAAATTAGCAAATCATAATTTTCTGGAGAAATGTTTTAACTTTTACAGATATTTTTTTACACTATTCCGGTTAAATTTGCTAAATTGCTGATGTTAAGATTGCCATGAATGCACATCGAGGATCTGCTGTGCTCAGTTCTGCAACTTTGTCCAAATTGCAGCCAGCTGCAACAGGACTGAATGAAAATCATCGCCTGCGGCTGTTTTCTGGCTCCGCCAATGTAAAACTGTCTCAAGAAGTCGCTCGTTACCTGGGCATGGACTTAGGCCCCATGATCCGTAAAAGGTTTGCGGACGGCGAACTCTATATTCAAATCCAAGAATCAATCCGGGGTTGTGATGTCTATTTAATCCAGCCTTGTTGTCAACCCGTCAACGATCATTTGATGGAATTGCTGATTATGATTGACGCCTGTCGTCGCGCTTCTGCACGTCAGGTAACGGCGGTAGTTCCTTACTATGGTTATGCTCGGGCCGATCGGAAAACAGCTGGACGAGAATCAATCACTGCTAAGTTGGTTGCTAACCTGATCGTTCAAGCAGGTGCCAACCGCGTTCTGGCAATGGATTTGCACTCAGCACAGATTCAGGGATATTTCGACATACCTTTTGACCATGTTTATGGTTCGCCAGTAATTCTAGATTATCTGGCAAGTAAACAACTCTCAGATCTGGTGGTTGTTTCTCCTGATGTCGGTGGTGTCGCCAGAGCTAGAGCCTTTGCCAAAAAACTCAACGATGCTCCCCTAGCGATTATCGATAAACGTCGCCAAGCTCATAACGTCGCTGAAGTTTTGAATGTAATTGGTGATGTCAAGGGCAAAACAGCTGTCTTAGTGGACGATATGATCGACACTGGGGGCACAATTGCCGAAGGCGCAAGGTTGCTGCGTGAAGAAGGAGCGCGTCAGGTGTATGCCTGTGCAACTCATGCAGTGTTCTCTCCGCCAGCAGTCGATCGGTTGTCTAGTGGCTTGTTTGAGGAAGTGATTGTCACTAACACAATTCCCATCCCAGAAAGCGATCGCTTTCCTCAACTGGTAGTGCTGACAGTGGCTAATCTACTCGGCGAAACTATCTGGCGGATTCACGAAGATAGTTCAGTAAGTAGTATGTTCCGCTAGCAGAAAAACGACTGTCACCGCTGTTACAGTTCTGCGTAAAGAAGTATGAAGTCTGAAGTATGAAGTCTGAAGTATGAAGTCTGAAACTTTCCCAGCTTCATCCTTCAACCTTCATTTTCAGGTGAATACTAATGCCTATACCTCTAACACTACCCATTCTAATTCTGGGGTGAGTTAAGAGGTCAAAATCCTCAAGATGACAGAATTTTACTTTAGCCTAGGACTAGATCGCCGTTACAATAGAAAGCCGTGCGGTGAGATTTGTTCTGCTTCTATGAGGCGACCCTGAAGGAAGTAAATATGTCATGGATGGAGTTAAGCCTCAATACCACAGATGAGGCGGTTGATTGGGTTTGTACGTTACTTGCCAAAAATAACTTTACTAATGACATTCGTATTAAGAAATACACAGAATCAGAGAGTGAAGAAATAAAACCAGACTGGACATTTACCATCAGCTTATACCTACCCTACGATATCCATGCAAATATGCGTGGGTCAGAAATCGCCAAATTATTCTCACCATTGCAACGCACAGGGCTGGCTAGCGATCTCCAGATGGCTGTAGTTGAAGAAAAACCAGTAGATGCAGAACTCGCAAGTTCCCTCATACACAGAATTGGGCAAAAGTTTGTTGTCCTTTCTGCCGATCTGCCATATGGTGCGCAAGCAGAGGAAATCACCTTAATACTGAAACCCAGCCTGGCTTTTGGTAGTGGGTTACATCCTGCAACCATACTCAGCCTGAAACTACTTGAGCGTCATATTACCCCAGGAATGAATGTGCTTGATTTGGGGTCTGGTTCTGGTATTTTGAGTGTAGCGATCGCAAAACTTGGGGCGAATGTTTTAGCTTTAGACAATGACACTATTGCTGTGCAAGCAACTCAAGATGCTGTATCGCGTAATGGCGTAGAGCAGCAAGTAACAGTCACAGAAGGTAGCCTGGGATGTGGTAGCGATTTTGGACATTGGCTAGGTGGCGACTCTATTAATAATGTGCCCACAGTTGAGGCGAAAAATCAATTTGACCTGATCGTTGCAAATATTCCCGCTAGAATACATATTGCCTTAGCTCCTGATTACCAAAAAGCGCTGTGTCAAACTCATACACATGGACTGGTAATTGCTGCTGGTTTTACTGTAGATGCTGAAGAAGATTTGGCTACAGCATTCACAGAAGCAGGATTTGAGTATTTCGATTGCGAACGCCAAGATGAGTGGATTGCACTTGCTTATCAGTTGAAATAACTTCTTAGTCAGGACTTCAGACCAGATTTTTAACTACTACAAACTTATCGAAATTCAGCTTATGTTGTTTCTGAATTTCTTTGATAAGCCTGTAATAAATATTCACCATTAAAATGGATGAGATGAGTAGCATCTTCAGCAACCCAAACATCAGTTTCCCAGGCAATTTCGTCCAAGTACTCTACCATAGCTTTACGACTTAAGAAAGTTGTCACCATTACTAGAGGAATTGTTATATCAGCAAAGATATTTTTAAGTTCTTGCTTGCGCTTAGGGTTAATTGATCCGTGAGAAGTTACCGCCTCAATTAAAACTAACCAGTTATTTTTTAAGTGATGGATAATCACATCGGGCATTTTCCCATGAGTATCAACATTCAGACCTAAATCTCTCAATGCACTTTCATTAAAATGAGCAAATTTTTCATCTGTATCGCCAACATAAATTAATTTTCCACCAGGTGTAAACCGAGGTGCAAATTCATTAATAATCTTCTCAATTAAAATATTTTGCCCACCTGGAGATAGCGTTTTCACCTCTCCTTCAATCACTATGGGGATACGTGCTAATTCTCGTTCTTGAGCATAACGTTTTTTTAGAGTTTCGACTGAAGCTAGGTAAGTATGAATGCTTTTTTGCCATTTAGGAGTTCCATAAGTACGTAGTAATTTCAGTACAGTTTCTTCAATTTGATAGACAGTTTTTGGACTGTTAATGGGACGTTCAGGAGCATCGGGATTTGTAATTATCAAAGCTGCATCTAAGAATTGATGAACTGTTTGGCGGCGAACAGTTTCGCGTGTGTTCGGTTTATATGATTTGCCATAGTGCTGTGCCATAAATTCCATCATCGGTGTAATCCCCATTAAAGGAGATGCAGCCTCAGACCAAGGATCGTTCGATTTTAAGCCAAGTAGAGCCAGCAAGGTTAAGGCTGAACGTTCATTAAGTTGTGCCCGTGGTAGTCCAAGTTCAATTAATATTTGTAGTGCTTCATCAATACGAGTTTTAACGCTCAAAGGGTCGTTTTCAGACTGATTTGTCATATTTAATAATTGTTGTACAAGTCCATCGAGTTCTGATTGTGATGGAAAATATTCTCCAATACTGCTCCCTAAAGTTATTAATTGCTCTATTGTTGGGTATTTTAAATTGCGTAAATCGCTTGCATTAACCTGAGTGTGTCCATTAAATAAACGAAAAAATGCGTCTACAAGGCTGGAGTTAAGATAAGCTGCAAGACCTCGTGCTAAAGTAATATCCAGTCCCGTTCCATCTTTGTGAATGTAGTTTAGGTGATTTTCAAAACCTACGCGATCGCAATTAACTCGGTTAGCATCATATACAACAGCAACGACTCGCTTTTTTTCCTCTTTTGTGGAAAATCGTTTAGTCAAAACATAATGTTCGTTCGGTACCAATAGAGAACAAGTCTTTTCTGTATAAACTAAAGCTTGGTGTTTTTTAGTGACCTTAGGATACTCAACATATCCTGCTGATAAATTTAATGGATAAATCAAGGGAACAGTATTTTTCTCTGGTAGTAAACGCAGATATTCTTTAGCACGGAAATCTACAACACGTCCTGTAGAAACAGTTAATCCCAAATCCTGTAATGTGCAGGTAAAATTCGCCATTTGTTGAATTACCTGTTGACTTAGGGTATCTGGAATAATATGGATAAATTGTTGCGTATCGTTGGGATGAACTATTTCCGCATAAGGTAAACAATTGGACGTCAAAAAATCATCATCAGCATTTACAGATGTGGTGATGAGTACATTGTCAAATTTTTGTTTTTGTCTTATGGCATGAATAATAATTGTTTCTTGTAAAACTTCATCTTCGCTAAAAGTTTTTTGTCTTGATTCAAAAAGATGTATCTGGTCTAAAGCCATCATTTCCAAAAACATCTTGCGGAAGTCTTGGAAATAGGGGCCATTACAGAAACTACGCGGTGAAATAGCTACAAACTCCCCTCCTGGCTGAAGAAGTTGGGCTGTAGCAGCCATAAAACCTGTATAAAGATTACTGGTTTCTAATCCCAGAGAACGTAATAAGCTTCGCACCTGAGATTGAGCATTAATTTTTAAATATGGGGGGTTGAGAATAGCGTGTGTAAATCTTAAATTATCAGGATTATCGAACAAACTAGGCTGAAGCAACCTGACAGCATCTTGAATAAAATCCCGATCGCGGATGTAATATTTCAAAGAAATCCCAGCTATTTGACATTCTTTGGTACATAGTTCTAATGTTTGCTGCAAATAGTTAATCAGAAAAGGATCGATTTCATAGGCAATAATATCTAAATTAGCTGGGCGTTGTTGTTGCTGACAAAGGTGAGCTACAAACGCTGCAATTAATGAGCCAACTCCTGCGCCAGCATCCAGTAAAGATATGCGAGTCAGATTTAGTTTGTTAAACATCCCAGCCATTAATTCTGTTACTGGTGCGGGAGTAAAAAATTGACCGAGTGTTCCTTTACGTTTTTGCTCTTGTTTTCTACTAGCGCTAATCCTCAAAAGTTCTACTTCACGAAGTAAGTTTCTATTAGCGTATGTTGCCAAGCTGTTAAATTTTGGCTTTTTACTAGTTGATTGAAACATCAGGTTGATTGTTACTGTATAGAAGCGATGCCTTTGGCAGTAAACTACGCTCTTTTCTCTAAAATATTAGGCGATCGCTCTACCCAAAAATAGCTTTTAGTCCGGATTTTTATGAGTACCTTGTTCGGGTAGTCCCTAAGTTGACAGGCTTCCAGCTTGAAAAATCTGTTCGGCGGTTAAATTCAATTCAGGAAAAGTTGGTGATTCGATGCGGTCTTGAGCGCGAAATTTCCTAACCTGATACTCATCTTCATCCAAGCAGCAAACTAAGATAGTAGGTT
The genomic region above belongs to Calothrix sp. NIES-2098 and contains:
- a CDS encoding serine/threonine protein kinase — protein: MQPPITVGTVLQNRYRIVQILGQGGFGRTYLAEDQRRFDELCAIKELIPTTIGTSVWEKTQELFHREAAILYQIEHPQVPKFRERFEQDQRLFLVEDYVAGKTYRTILSERQAVNQTLTEAEVLQLMLSLLPVLEHIHSRGIIHRDISPENIILRDSDGKPVLIDFGVVKELATRIQAPNSTAPVTTVGKLGYSPSEQMQTGQAYPNSDLYSLAVTAIVLLTGREPSELFNDSQLTWNWQQWARVNPRFAQVINRMLNYRPSDRYQSAAEVIQALQAINQSNVPNPNVSNIQTVAVGGRQPNPLPSPSRSPNRPAPVIPPNNNSSVLDNPLAIGAIGSAVVILAGVGSWALVSSIRSQSNTPQQAPGQTFPSPVISGGTTLTPTPTPTNTEPVVLSKRLNLGASNTATVESTLKENQVAQYSFFGQKGQRLTTVIQQGTGIVLTVLDPQKQPIDNLASQVQSYEGRLPVTGRYTIQLNLEPGIAESDYSLNVALEKIIKERPTPTLTPTPILTPTPTLTPTPTLTPTPTPTPTLTLTPTPTPTLSPTPTPTSTGEPNNFPNPITTPGT
- a CDS encoding ribose-phosphate pyrophosphokinase — protein: MNAHRGSAVLSSATLSKLQPAATGLNENHRLRLFSGSANVKLSQEVARYLGMDLGPMIRKRFADGELYIQIQESIRGCDVYLIQPCCQPVNDHLMELLIMIDACRRASARQVTAVVPYYGYARADRKTAGRESITAKLVANLIVQAGANRVLAMDLHSAQIQGYFDIPFDHVYGSPVILDYLASKQLSDLVVVSPDVGGVARARAFAKKLNDAPLAIIDKRRQAHNVAEVLNVIGDVKGKTAVLVDDMIDTGGTIAEGARLLREEGARQVYACATHAVFSPPAVDRLSSGLFEEVIVTNTIPIPESDRFPQLVVLTVANLLGETIWRIHEDSSVSSMFR
- a CDS encoding LSU ribosomal protein L11P methyltransferase, encoding MSWMELSLNTTDEAVDWVCTLLAKNNFTNDIRIKKYTESESEEIKPDWTFTISLYLPYDIHANMRGSEIAKLFSPLQRTGLASDLQMAVVEEKPVDAELASSLIHRIGQKFVVLSADLPYGAQAEEITLILKPSLAFGSGLHPATILSLKLLERHITPGMNVLDLGSGSGILSVAIAKLGANVLALDNDTIAVQATQDAVSRNGVEQQVTVTEGSLGCGSDFGHWLGGDSINNVPTVEAKNQFDLIVANIPARIHIALAPDYQKALCQTHTHGLVIAAGFTVDAEEDLATAFTEAGFEYFDCERQDEWIALAYQLK
- a CDS encoding type II site-specific deoxyribonuclease, with the protein product MFQSTSKKPKFNSLATYANRNLLREVELLRISASRKQEQKRKGTLGQFFTPAPVTELMAGMFNKLNLTRISLLDAGAGVGSLIAAFVAHLCQQQQRPANLDIIAYEIDPFLINYLQQTLELCTKECQIAGISLKYYIRDRDFIQDAVRLLQPSLFDNPDNLRFTHAILNPPYLKINAQSQVRSLLRSLGLETSNLYTGFMAATAQLLQPGGEFVAISPRSFCNGPYFQDFRKMFLEMMALDQIHLFESRQKTFSEDEVLQETIIIHAIRQKQKFDNVLITTSVNADDDFLTSNCLPYAEIVHPNDTQQFIHIIPDTLSQQVIQQMANFTCTLQDLGLTVSTGRVVDFRAKEYLRLLPEKNTVPLIYPLNLSAGYVEYPKVTKKHQALVYTEKTCSLLVPNEHYVLTKRFSTKEEKKRVVAVVYDANRVNCDRVGFENHLNYIHKDGTGLDITLARGLAAYLNSSLVDAFFRLFNGHTQVNASDLRNLKYPTIEQLITLGSSIGEYFPSQSELDGLVQQLLNMTNQSENDPLSVKTRIDEALQILIELGLPRAQLNERSALTLLALLGLKSNDPWSEAASPLMGITPMMEFMAQHYGKSYKPNTRETVRRQTVHQFLDAALIITNPDAPERPINSPKTVYQIEETVLKLLRTYGTPKWQKSIHTYLASVETLKKRYAQERELARIPIVIEGEVKTLSPGGQNILIEKIINEFAPRFTPGGKLIYVGDTDEKFAHFNESALRDLGLNVDTHGKMPDVIIHHLKNNWLVLIEAVTSHGSINPKRKQELKNIFADITIPLVMVTTFLSRKAMVEYLDEIAWETDVWVAEDATHLIHFNGEYLLQAYQRNSETT